In the Populus trichocarpa isolate Nisqually-1 chromosome 1, P.trichocarpa_v4.1, whole genome shotgun sequence genome, one interval contains:
- the LOC18094931 gene encoding thaumatin-like protein 1b isoform X3 — protein MGSRMPFAIITFTLVIFLYGAQSVTFVVKNNCPYTVWPGTLTAAGRPPISSTGLTLATGASSSLSVPATWSGRLWARTQCSTDASGKFVCATADCASGVIECNGAGAIPPASFAEFTLRGDGGKDFYDISLVDGFNTPISVTPQGGSTGCPTTSCAANVNAVCDPRLAVKGADGTVIACKSACLEFHQPQFCCTGEYSTPDKCPPTQYSMTFKQQCPQAYSYAYDDKSSTFTCPSGGNYLITFCP, from the exons ATGGGGAGTCGTATGCCCTTTGCTATAATTACCTTCACCCTCGTCATCTTCCTCTATG GAGCTCAATCTGTGACTTTCGTCGTCAAAAACAACTGTCCATACACAGTCTGGCCAGGAACTCTAACGGCTGCTGGCCGTCCGCCTATATCTTCAACTGGCCTCACATTGGCAACAGGTGCTTCATCTTCGCTAAGTGTCCCTGCAACATGGTCTGGTCGCTTGTGGGCCAGAACTCAATGCTCTACAGATGCCTCCGGAAAGTTTGTTTGTGCTACTGCTGACTGTGCCTCTGGTGTCATAGAATGCAATGGAGCCGGTGCGATCCCACCAGCATCCTTCGCAGAATTTACTCTAAGAGGTGATGGTGGGAAAGATTTTTACGATATAAGCCTTGTTGATGGCTTTAACACCCCAATTTCGGTAACCCCGCAAGGAGGTTCTACTGGCTGCCCTACTACAAGCTGTGCAGCTAACGTGAATGCTGTTTGTGATCCTAGATTAGCAGTGAAGGGGGCAGATGGGACTGTGATTGCCTGCAAGAGCGCGTGTTTGGAATTTCACCAGCCGCAGTTCTGCTGCACAGGAGAGTACAGTACACCTGACAAATGTCCTCCTACCCAATATTCGATGACTTTCAAGCAGCAGTGTCCTCAAGCTTATAGTTATGCTTATGATGATAAATCGAGCACGTTTACTTGTCCTAGTGGAGGCAACTATTTGATTACCTTTTGTCCATGA